The genomic region GTCTTATCTCTTCCCTCAGCGCATCAAGCGCCTGGCGTTTGGGGCCAAATACCATTCCTGGTCGAGCGGTATGAATGGTGATTGTCATCCTGCTTCCCACCCGGCGTATTTCAATGTCGGCAATCATCGCCTCGCTCAGTTTTACCTCAATGTAGCGCCTGATTTTTAAATCCTCCAAGAGACATTCCCGATAACGCTTCTGCTCAAACCAGACCGATTTCCAATCCTTGGTGATACCCAATCTGAATCCTAATGGATGGGTTTTCTGACCCATATTTAAACCATTTCCTCCTTGGTTCCGACCTTCACATACACATGGCACATCCTGCGAACATAAACAGAAGCAGTCCCTCTTGGTCCGGGCATAAGCCGCTTCATCACATTGGGACCGGTATCAACCCTGACCTCTTTCACTATCAGGTCCTCCTCCTTAAGTTTCGCCTTCCCCGCCTTGGCAATAGCATTGGCAACCGCCGACCGCAGCGTCTTCATTATTGGCCGCTTGGAAGGCTTCGGTAAAAAAGCCATTGTTGCCATTGCTGTGGGCACATCCTTATTACGGATAAGAGCGGCAATCCGGTTCAGCTTCTTAGCAGAACCGCGCTGAAACCTGCTCCTCGCTATTGCCTCCATAACCTCAGTGCTCCCGTTTCTCCTCTGCCGGTTTCTCTCGACGCTGTCCTGAATGCTGACGGAATGTCCTCGTGGGTGCGAACTCGCCTAAACGGTGTCCCACCATCCGCTCGGTGATGTATACCGGAATGAACCTGTTGCCATTATGAATCGCTATCGTCTGCCCAACAAACTCAGGTGGAATAATGCTCCGGCGGGCATAGGTCTTAATCACCCGGCGCTCACCCTTTTCCACCAACTCCTTTATCCTCCGGAATAACTTCTCATCAATATAAGGACCCTTGCGAATTGACCTCCCCATCCTTAAGCCCTCCTGCGGATAATCAGACTATTGGACTTCTTCTTAGGGTTACGGGTCTTATAACCCTTGGCAATCATCCCCTTTTCCGAACACGGGTGCCTTCCCCCAGAACTCTTGCCTTCACCACCACCCATTGGATGGTCAACTGGGTTCATCGCCACCGCTCGCACCCTGGGTCTGCGCCCCATATGTCGGGAGCGCCCTGCCTTGCCAATGGAAATGTCCTTATGCTCAAGGTTGGAGACCCTACCAACCGTTGCCCAGCACCGGAGGTCAAACTTCCTTATCTCACCTGAAGGCAATTTTACCACCGCCCAACCCTCCTCCTTAGCGAGAATCTGCGCTGCCGTGCCTGCTGAGCGAACCAAAAAGGAATGACTCTCTGGATACAACTGGAGGTTGTGAATCTCAACCCCCACCGGGATGTCAGAAAGTGGCATCGCATTACCAATCCGAATGGGCAGATTATTCCCCGAAGCAATCTCATCCCCAACCTTGAGCCCATCAGGACATAAAATATAACGATATTCGCCATCAGCATAGCACACCAGCGCAATCCTTGCCGAACGATTCGGGTCATACTCAATGGAAACAACCTTTGCCGGTATCCCAGTCTTATCGCGCAGGAAATCAATTATCCGGTAAAACCGCTTCTCACCCCCACCACGATACTTGGCGGTAATCCTGCCCAAATTATTTCTTCCCCCTTTTTTGCGCAAAGGCACAATCAATGGTTTGAAAGGCTCATCCCGGGTAACTTCGGAAAAATCAGAAACGGTATAATGCCTTCTCCCGGGTGTTATCGGTCGGTACTCCTTAATCCCCATAATTACCGCTCCAAAACCTCAATCCTCTCACCCTCTTTTATCTTCACAACCGCCTTTTTCCAATCGGGTCGATACCCACTAAACATCCCCATTCTCCGCCTTTTCCCTTTAAAATTCATCACTCTGACATCGGTTACATGAACCTTAAAAAGCCTCTCCACCGCATCACGAATCTGATACTTATTCGCATCCCTACGCACCCGCAGCGTATAACTCCTTTCTCCTTTCAGCCTCTCCGACTTCTCGGTAACCAATACACCCAGAATTATATCTGCCGGCTCTACCATTCTATGACCCCATCTTTCCCAGAAACTCTTTCAGACCGTCTTCAGTAAATACCACCCAGTTATGGGTCAGAACCGCATAAGGATGGAGCTGAACCGCGGGCATCACATCCAGCCAAGGGATATTATTACTTGCCCGCCTGAGATTTTCAGAAACCGCAGGTACCAAAAGAAGAACCGAACCCTTTAAACCTAACCCTTCAAAAACCTGTATCAACTCCCTGGTCTTAGGCTGGCTAAGCTCAAAATCCTCAACAACCTTAATACCTTTCTCCTTCGCCTTTGCTGTCAAGGCAAGTGCCAGCGCATACCTCCTAACCTTCTTC from candidate division WOR-3 bacterium harbors:
- a CDS encoding 50S ribosomal protein L23; amino-acid sequence: MVEPADIILGVLVTEKSERLKGERSYTLRVRRDANKYQIRDAVERLFKVHVTDVRVMNFKGKRRRMGMFSGYRPDWKKAVVKIKEGERIEVLER
- the rplB gene encoding 50S ribosomal protein L2; amino-acid sequence: MGIKEYRPITPGRRHYTVSDFSEVTRDEPFKPLIVPLRKKGGRNNLGRITAKYRGGGEKRFYRIIDFLRDKTGIPAKVVSIEYDPNRSARIALVCYADGEYRYILCPDGLKVGDEIASGNNLPIRIGNAMPLSDIPVGVEIHNLQLYPESHSFLVRSAGTAAQILAKEEGWAVVKLPSGEIRKFDLRCWATVGRVSNLEHKDISIGKAGRSRHMGRRPRVRAVAMNPVDHPMGGGEGKSSGGRHPCSEKGMIAKGYKTRNPKKKSNSLIIRRRA
- the rpsS gene encoding 30S ribosomal protein S19; protein product: MGRSIRKGPYIDEKLFRRIKELVEKGERRVIKTYARRSIIPPEFVGQTIAIHNGNRFIPVYITERMVGHRLGEFAPTRTFRQHSGQRREKPAEEKREH
- the rplD gene encoding 50S ribosomal protein L4, giving the protein MEVMRVSGEVKGQVELPEMWFNREGPPSLLWEAVRCYLANQRQGTAKTKTRAEVSGTGKKPWPQKHTGRARHGSRRSPIWVKGGVAWGPKPRDYGYELPKKVRRYALALALTAKAKEKGIKVVEDFELSQPKTRELIQVFEGLGLKGSVLLLVPAVSENLRRASNNIPWLDVMPAVQLHPYAVLTHNWVVFTEDGLKEFLGKMGS
- a CDS encoding uL22 family ribosomal protein — protein: MEAIARSRFQRGSAKKLNRIAALIRNKDVPTAMATMAFLPKPSKRPIMKTLRSAVANAIAKAGKAKLKEEDLIVKEVRVDTGPNVMKRLMPGPRGTASVYVRRMCHVYVKVGTKEEMV